Within Anopheles nili chromosome 3, idAnoNiliSN_F5_01, whole genome shotgun sequence, the genomic segment ATTGCTAGAGTTCTCCGTTTTCGAGTAAAGTTTCTTCGCAATAAAACAATTGCCCGGGTTGATTTGGTGATCTAGTCTATACCATATTTTCTACTCTAACTTGCAATAGTTGAGTGACTCGCTCAACTTTTGTTACAATATTGTTTGGCTTTGATTTCAAGATTGGACAGTAAACCATTTACCGCAACAATTCAAAAGTCTAGCAGCTTTGACAACCCATTTGACATTTCTCTGTTTACAGGATGTTTCTACTCTAAGAGAAGGCGATGCACAGTTTTAATGCTgctaataacaaaaataaacaattgttTCCTAAATTTAAAGACTTTCTGAGTATTGCAATTTTACACGTGACTCTATAATCTGCTAGTTCGTACTGCAATAGCACTTTTGAACGTTACATAATTCGTGTATCGTTTACGATACAACCAGCAAACATTCGAGCAGTTTAACCGTTATGAAATGTTTCGGTTTGTTGATTTGAAAGAGCGTACGCTGGGGAGATGTCAAATCCATCTTATCGTACCAGCGTCGCTTTGTGCATCGGGTTTGTTTAGTTCAATCGTTTAATTGTAGTGAACAAAACACTTAGAAAACATTAGCATTGagcattaaaaataacaaaaaatggctccaCGAAAGCGAAAAGTGGTGCTCGCAGCAACTAATTCACCGGAAAAAGTGAAATACTCCACCGCCGTTATTCAAACATTGCTTAACGCCCAGCAAAACGAAGTTACGCATGCGAAGCTGATCAAGCAGCTCAAACAGCTCTATGCCACCGTTGTGCACGATTCGTTCATGAAATCGTTCATCCAGGTGGTAAAGCGACAGATGGAACACGAAGAAATCAACAGTTATGCGAACAACATACTTAAATTCTGTGCCAAGTTTGTGGCCGATCCCGAGTACAGTGAACAAACGGTAACGCACCCGGTCATGTCAACGTTCTTCAACTGGTTGCTCGGAACGATCAGCAGCGCGCAGTTGGTGCGCTTCCGTATTTGCCAGCTAGTCAACCTGTTCCTCAACGCTTTGGGTCCTGACGCGGCGCTTGACGATGCTATTTGTGACAAAATTCTGCGCTATATGCTTGAACGGATGCGCGATGTCTCGCAGCATGTGCGCGTGCAGGCCGTGCTGGCTCTGCAGCGATTGCAAGACCCCAACTCACCGGAGGACTCCGTCGTACGTGCATATCTGTATCACCTCGATAAAGATCCTTCGCCAAAGGTGCGGCAAACGATCATCTCTTCGCTGGGGCGCAACTACCGTTCGATTCCGCACATCCTCGACCGGCTGTGGGATGTGGATCAGCGCGTGCGCCGGCATACCTACATGCAGATGAGCAGCTTCCCGGTGCGGCAATACAAGGTCGCACAACGCTTGAAATTTTTGGAGCAAGGTCTCATCGATCATTCAGACGGAGTGCGAAAAGTGGTGCGCAACGTAATGATTCCGCAATGGATCGAATCGTACCAGTGCGATTATATCGCCTTCATCGAGGCACTCAAGCTGGACGCTGATGAAAAGGAGATGGAGCGCTTCCGAAAAACATCCAAAATGGTCCTGATGGAGATATTCAGGTAAGGTGGCACGCCCCTTTCTTCTATAATAAatatatctcaataattccaacatgggttttgtggttttagTAAAAAATCCAGCATCAAAGAAATGGCCGGTCTGTTGCAATTCagcgaagaaaacaagacCGTCCCATTGGCGGAATTGACAATCGAGCGTGCAATCTGCTGGCAGGCGATGCTGGAGTATCTCAAGTCGACCGACTCCGACGATCTGGAAGAGTACATGGTAGAGCTGAGCAAGTTTTGCGAATACATCGAGGCATTGTTCAATAACCCGACGGAGGCGGCATTCATGAAAGGCGCAAACAACACAACCGTCTCCAGTAATCAGCCGGTATCTCCGAACCGGTCCGAAACCATGGATAAGCTGCAGCAGTTGTACTTCCAGAACATCGTACACATCCTGCTCGAGATCGTGTCCATCTATGACTTTGGGGACGAATTTGGACGAGAAAGCCTAAAGAAGGTCCTGTCGGAGGTGCTATGCAACGAGACGCTGTTCGAGATGAACGTGCGAATTATAGTGGAAACCTACGAGCGCCTCATCACAGACGTGGAGATGCGGCTGAGCTTCTTTGTCGACCTGGTCAGCACCATACTCGAACCAGCGCGGCAGGACTTTTCCAACAGTTCCCGCCTGCTCGTCGACACCTTCCTCGAGCGGCATCCCGAGCTGAAACCCCTCAAGCTGCAAATCTCAGCGCTACGGGTAAAAATACTGGAACTGCAGGAGCAGGAGAGCAGCTTATCCGCCCAAAAAGATTACGCTGGGGCGCAGCTTGCCAACGAGGCGCTGAACACCTGCAACGAGGAGTACGCCAACCTGGTGAAACCCCTGCTACAAGACTTGTCGGCGTCAAATAGCAACGAAACCAGTTCATCGACAACGTTTCGAGAAACGATGCTAAAGACGCGCCGTGTGACGCAAGCCTCGATTGAGAAGTGTCTCCAGGTGTGTTTCTACTTCGTCAACAGCCCAACGGTGCGAGTGATCACCCCGACCGTGTGCGATCTGTACCGTACGTTTATCAGCCGGCACGTACAATCGGGCCAGCTGCACACGCGTAACTGGGCATTGCGTGCCTCGACAGCCTTCAGCATGCTGTACGACGGGTTGAGCAAGGAAACGTTCCAGCTGCTGTACCAGCAGTTCCTCAACACGGCCTCGACGCGCCTGTGGAAAACGGCGATCGAGTGTGTATTCGAGCTGCTCGATCGGTACGGGTTCGAGCACTTCGATCtggaaaacgaagaaacgaaCAAGGACGATTCATCACGCACGACCAAAAGCTCTCGGCAGCTGTTCAACCGGCACGACAGCAGCTACTCGGACGAGCTGTCGCAGTCAACCTGCAACGGGAACGAGTTCTACAAAATGTCCATCCACTTCATGGACACGTGCGATGACGACTCCATCTGCTCGACCATTGTCGAGGGTTTCTGTCGCTTGATTCTACGCGGCAAGTGCACCTCGTCGGACATCATGTCGAAGTTGCTTTTGCGCTTCTTCAATCCCACTACCGACCCAGAGCTGCAGCAGATACTGGGCATCTTCTTTCAGCGGCTGATCAAAAAGCGGCGCCAGGAGATCATGCAAAAGGCGCTACTGAGCACGTTGTTCACCGTGCTGGAAGCCCCGAATGAGAGCCCGCTGGCCGAAATTCGCCCGGAAACGGTGATCAAGTTCGTGGTCGACTCCACGCAGCCCGTCTTCTGCAGCCCGGGAGTTAATCCGCACAACACGATAGCACTAACGTTTCTGCGCGTGATGCGCGATAACGTGAGCCTGAAAGATCTGCTCAAGCTGTTGAGTTGTGAGCTGGTCACGCTCGACATCAAGGATGATCCGGTGTTGCGCTCGGACCTGGCGTGTAAAGCCGACGAGATCCTTAAGGAGCCGGGTCTCGATCCCAGGGCAGTTAAAAAATTAACCACATTCCGCGAGATGATGCTCGGTAAGATCCGCGACACGCTAACGTTCTCCTCGTCGCGATCGCCGGCGGACACGGTGGACCCGACGATGGAGGAACAAGCGATGCCCAAGGATCCCTCAGTCGAGGATGAGCTGAACGCCGAAGCGCTGAACGAGGAAGAGGAAACCGAGCAGGACGAAAACGACgaagaagaggaggaaaatCGTGCTGACGATCGGCCACAGATCAACAAGTCGATCCTGCAGGAGGATTCCGAAACGGAGCTTATGGCATCCCCACTAAAGCGACCGGATGAAATGAGCACTCCCGAAAAAAGCAATTCGCATGTGGATTCGCTTTCCGAATCGGGCGTGAAATCCATTCGTCGTTCCATGCTATTTGGAGAAACGAAATCTCCTTCCACGAGCGCGGTGCGTACAGCCGATTCGGATGGGCCATTCAAAGTGCCCGACGCTACTGCGATCCGGCGAATACAACACGCCTCAGCAACACGCGCCAAAGAGGTACGTTCCGCCTCTAGGCCTATCGTTAACAAATCAGCCGATACGGACACCACATATAAGCCGAAAGATGTTGAAAAATCTGCGCCCAGCTCGGAACAACATGTATCCTCTGGCTCTTCGGGCTCGGATGATGAGCTGGAGGTTTCGGAAACTCAAGCCACACGGGTGAGCTCGACACGACGAAAATCGTCCACCGCTCGATCCTCGACTCGGTCAAGCCGCAAAGTAAACGTCTCCccatcgtcttcatcgtccGACGACGAGGTCGTCGAAGGATCACCGAATGTTTCGGTAAGTGGTCTCATGATCTTCACCTCCATTGCATTGGTACTGAAATGCCTTCTTTCTCCCCCACCTCCACAGCAAATCAGCCGTATCAATCGTTCCCCACGACAACCGGTGATGGCGAACAAAACGTTGGGTCAAATCTTCGGAACCTTGCCCCGCGTAACGCGACATGCAACCCGTTTGCACGCGGTTAACAGCAAGGTGATGACGCGCAAGTCCATGCTGGAAGTGAGCGTgggtgctggtgatggtgcgcGGTCTCCCCAGCAGCGCCAATCAACACAATCACCGGCTAAGGCTAAAGAGCCAACGAGTAGAACGAGTCGCAGAAAGACCGGTGACATTGACGCAGAAAAACCGGCGACCCAGGCGAAAAATGTTCCCAGTTCCGATAAAACGGTGGCTCGTGTCTCACGATCGGCGTCCCGAAAAAGTAGTTCTCCGGCGCGGACACAACCGCCAAAAACCACTCCCACCAGGATAGAGCATTCGCCAAAAACTCCCACCAGGACGTCGGCACGCATGGCAACGACGAATGTCGGCAACGCGCTCAGCTCATCACCCGCCAGTAAAAGAAAGCATACGCAACTAACGTCACCACGGGAACCGTCCACGCGACAATCGGCGGACACGGAAAGTGGCACGTCCACCTCGAGTCCGATCCGATTGAAGCGCGCTGCCGTCGTACTCACGCCGCTAAGTGCGGTGGTACGGCGCATGCGCATCGCAAACGGTTCCGATAGTCCCGTGCGGGCCACTTCGCCACGCCAACCGAATCGCAAGGCTACGAAAAAATAACACGGAATCTTTCACGGGATAGGCTAGGTTGGGGAACTAATATAATGAATATGGGATAGACTAATTGATAGGATTAATATCAAgcaatgtatgtgtgtgaagCAATCGATAATAAACTGTAGCATGATAAGGATGAATAAgcaaaatggattttttttttggtttggcgtTATGCTAAATGCAACGGTTTTCGGACATTTTCTTCTCCGACTCGCTTGCCGTGCCGTGACATCCGGATCAAGAGTTTTACGTTTATTTTGTAATTGTTTACTACAAAAagagtgttttatttaattttatttctttttttgtttgttttgtttcattgcaaATTGTTCCTCTCCCCTTCCGGGCCCGGAGAGAGACGCGGTTTGTTATTTGATTGGTATTCGTGTATATGCGTAGGTGTGTTTTGGTTGTTTATGCTTTCTCTCTTGAGCGAATGAGTAATGtatcatcttttttttgttgctttcgcttccttctttACTTTTCCT encodes:
- the LOC128724533 gene encoding condensin complex subunit 3, which encodes MAPRKRKVVLAATNSPEKVKYSTAVIQTLLNAQQNEVTHAKLIKQLKQLYATVVHDSFMKSFIQVVKRQMEHEEINSYANNILKFCAKFVADPEYSEQTVTHPVMSTFFNWLLGTISSAQLVRFRICQLVNLFLNALGPDAALDDAICDKILRYMLERMRDVSQHVRVQAVLALQRLQDPNSPEDSVVRAYLYHLDKDPSPKVRQTIISSLGRNYRSIPHILDRLWDVDQRVRRHTYMQMSSFPVRQYKVAQRLKFLEQGLIDHSDGVRKVVRNVMIPQWIESYQCDYIAFIEALKLDADEKEMERFRKTSKMVLMEIFSKKSSIKEMAGLLQFSEENKTVPLAELTIERAICWQAMLEYLKSTDSDDLEEYMVELSKFCEYIEALFNNPTEAAFMKGANNTTVSSNQPVSPNRSETMDKLQQLYFQNIVHILLEIVSIYDFGDEFGRESLKKVLSEVLCNETLFEMNVRIIVETYERLITDVEMRLSFFVDLVSTILEPARQDFSNSSRLLVDTFLERHPELKPLKLQISALRVKILELQEQESSLSAQKDYAGAQLANEALNTCNEEYANLVKPLLQDLSASNSNETSSSTTFRETMLKTRRVTQASIEKCLQVCFYFVNSPTVRVITPTVCDLYRTFISRHVQSGQLHTRNWALRASTAFSMLYDGLSKETFQLLYQQFLNTASTRLWKTAIECVFELLDRYGFEHFDLENEETNKDDSSRTTKSSRQLFNRHDSSYSDELSQSTCNGNEFYKMSIHFMDTCDDDSICSTIVEGFCRLILRGKCTSSDIMSKLLLRFFNPTTDPELQQILGIFFQRLIKKRRQEIMQKALLSTLFTVLEAPNESPLAEIRPETVIKFVVDSTQPVFCSPGVNPHNTIALTFLRVMRDNVSLKDLLKLLSCELVTLDIKDDPVLRSDLACKADEILKEPGLDPRAVKKLTTFREMMLGKIRDTLTFSSSRSPADTVDPTMEEQAMPKDPSVEDELNAEALNEEEETEQDENDEEEEENRADDRPQINKSILQEDSETELMASPLKRPDEMSTPEKSNSHVDSLSESGVKSIRRSMLFGETKSPSTSAVRTADSDGPFKVPDATAIRRIQHASATRAKEVRSASRPIVNKSADTDTTYKPKDVEKSAPSSEQHVSSGSSGSDDELEVSETQATRVSSTRRKSSTARSSTRSSRKVNVSPSSSSSDDEVVEGSPNVSVSGLMIFTSIALVLKCLLSPPPPQQISRINRSPRQPVMANKTLGQIFGTLPRVTRHATRLHAVNSKVMTRKSMLEVSVGAGDGARSPQQRQSTQSPAKAKEPTSRTSRRKTGDIDAEKPATQAKNVPSSDKTVARVSRSASRKSSSPARTQPPKTTPTRIEHSPKTPTRTSARMATTNVGNALSSSPASKRKHTQLTSPREPSTRQSADTESGTSTSSPIRLKRAAVVLTPLSAVVRRMRIANGSDSPVRATSPRQPNRKATKK